From Nitrospirota bacterium:
TGCAAACAAGGAATTTAGTTAAAGTCCTGATGGTCTTGATCATCCTTTCAGTAACTATTCCGTCGGTTGCCTCATCAGAATCAGCAGGCCCGGAGTTTTACAAGTCCTTCTTTCAACCAATATCTGATAAGGTTGATAACCCTGAGAATCAGCTAAATCCTGACAAGCTGAAGCTCGGTGCGATGCTTTTCATTGATGCAAGACTTTCCAGGAGCGGACTTTTCAGCTGCTATACCTGTCACAACCTGACTACAGGAGGAGTTGATAACCTCCCTACTTCTATCGGGCATGGTTGGAAGTCAGGCAGCAGAAATGCACCTACTGTCTATAATGCCGCACTCCATTTTACACAGTTCTGGGATGGACGTGCAAAGGATGTGGAGGAGCAGGCCCAGGGACCTGTTCTAAACCCTGTAGAGATGGCAGCCTCAAAGGAACTGGTGCTTGATCGGATAAATACCATACCGGAATATGTGGTCCTTTTTAAGAAGGCGTTCCCTGGTGAGAAAAATCCGGTAACTTATGAAAATGTTGCGAAGGCTATAGGTGCATTTGAGCGCACCCTTATCACCCCCTCACGATTTGACAGGTTCCTTGAGGGAGACAACAATGCACTCTCCGCAGACGAGCGGAAAGGGCTTGACCTGGTTGTAACTAAAGGCTGTATTGCATGCCACCGCGGACCGGCTATGGGCGGTGCCAGTTTCCAGAGGTTTGATTACGGTGATGACATGGGCAGATATGAAATAACAAAGAACGAAGCGGACAGGAAGATATTTAAGGTTGCCTCCTGGAGAAACGTTGCCCTTACATATCCCTATTTCCATGACGGAAAAGTATGGAGCCTGGATGAGGCAGTCAGGATAATGGCAGAGAAGCAGTTAAACATAAAATTGACAGATGAAGAAGTAAAATATATCGGTGCGTTTTTAAACTCACTGACAGGAGAGATGATGAAGGTAGATCTGCCGGTGCTGCCGCCTTCTACAGACAAGACGCCAAGACCTGACCGGAATTGAACCGGTTTTTCCTGTTTTCAATGAGAAGTTGAGAGGAGGTTATAGATATGCTTAGAAGAAGTGTCAAGTCCTGGGTGCTGATTACATTGCTTGTCATCGGTTGGGGGTTCATTCATGTCGCGAATGCTGCAGATAATGAGAAAAAAGGACCGGAAATTCCATTGTGCGAAAAGAAGATTGGCACACTGGCGGTGACTGAACCGGAAAATAAATGGTGGGTTGGGCTTAATCTTGAATCACCGGAAGCCCTGATCAAGGTGTTTGTATCGAAATCCAAATGTTTTACACTGGTTGACCGGGGCAAGGGACTGGCGGCTGCAGAGAAGGAACGTGCCCTGGCAGGCGGCGGTGAATTACGCGGAGGGTCCAATGTTGGAAAAGGCCAGATGAAGGCTGCAGATTATGTGCTGGTCCCTGATATTGTTAATCAAAATGCCCGTGCCGGTGGTAAAAATATCGGTGGTGCACTCGGCGGCTGGCTGGGTGGAGTTGC
This genomic window contains:
- a CDS encoding cytochrome-c peroxidase; amino-acid sequence: MVLIILSVTIPSVASSESAGPEFYKSFFQPISDKVDNPENQLNPDKLKLGAMLFIDARLSRSGLFSCYTCHNLTTGGVDNLPTSIGHGWKSGSRNAPTVYNAALHFTQFWDGRAKDVEEQAQGPVLNPVEMAASKELVLDRINTIPEYVVLFKKAFPGEKNPVTYENVAKAIGAFERTLITPSRFDRFLEGDNNALSADERKGLDLVVTKGCIACHRGPAMGGASFQRFDYGDDMGRYEITKNEADRKIFKVASWRNVALTYPYFHDGKVWSLDEAVRIMAEKQLNIKLTDEEVKYIGAFLNSLTGEMMKVDLPVLPPSTDKTPRPDRN